One window of the Natronomonas marina genome contains the following:
- the pdhA gene encoding pyruvate dehydrogenase (acetyl-transferring) E1 component subunit alpha — protein MSVIPIVSAVTDRQYLSGDPGETVRILDADGRVVEGATVPDLDDEELVTMYAEMVLSRHLDERLVSLQRQGRLGTYAPLAGQEGAQIGSTHALADDDWILDQYREHGAVVVRGIEPEYLLYWMGHEIGNEWLADRHVFPLNISIGSHIPHATGMAFASKLRGDDGVVCCHFGDGATSEGDFHEGLNFAGVFDVPALFLCHNNQWAISVPREAQTASASLAGKADAYGFAGVQVDGMDPLAVYAVTAAARAKARDPAPDERRPTLVETICYRYGAHTTADDPSAYRDPEEVEAWKRRDPIDRMERFLRDRGLLDDDRVAAVRADAEAEVARLVDGATAYEPDPEQLFRHAYEEAPPRVRNQQAYLADLRRRHGDDALLDEE, from the coding sequence ATGTCGGTCATCCCCATCGTATCCGCCGTGACGGACCGTCAGTATCTCTCGGGGGACCCCGGCGAGACGGTGCGGATCTTGGACGCCGACGGACGGGTGGTCGAAGGGGCGACCGTTCCGGACCTCGACGACGAGGAGCTGGTGACGATGTACGCCGAGATGGTGCTCTCGCGGCACCTCGACGAGCGGCTCGTGAGCCTCCAGCGGCAGGGCCGGCTGGGGACCTACGCGCCCCTGGCCGGCCAGGAGGGCGCACAGATCGGGTCGACGCACGCGCTGGCCGACGACGACTGGATCCTCGACCAGTACCGCGAGCACGGCGCCGTCGTGGTGCGGGGCATCGAACCCGAGTACCTGCTGTACTGGATGGGCCACGAGATCGGCAACGAGTGGCTGGCCGACCGCCACGTCTTCCCGCTGAACATCTCGATCGGGAGTCACATCCCGCACGCGACGGGGATGGCGTTCGCGTCGAAGCTCCGTGGCGACGACGGGGTCGTCTGCTGTCACTTCGGCGACGGCGCCACGAGCGAAGGCGACTTCCACGAGGGGCTGAACTTCGCCGGCGTCTTCGACGTGCCGGCGCTCTTCCTCTGTCACAACAACCAGTGGGCGATCTCCGTGCCCCGCGAGGCACAGACGGCGAGTGCGAGTCTGGCGGGGAAGGCCGACGCCTACGGCTTTGCGGGCGTTCAGGTCGACGGGATGGACCCGCTCGCTGTCTACGCGGTCACCGCGGCGGCCAGGGCGAAGGCCCGCGACCCCGCTCCCGACGAACGCCGACCCACCCTCGTCGAGACGATCTGCTATCGCTACGGCGCCCACACGACCGCGGACGACCCGAGCGCGTACCGTGATCCAGAGGAGGTCGAAGCGTGGAAGCGGCGCGATCCCATCGACCGCATGGAGCGGTTCCTCCGCGACCGCGGCCTGCTGGACGACGACCGCGTGGCGGCCGTCCGGGCCGACGCCGAAGCGGAGGTGGCTCGACTCGTCGACGGCGCGACGGCGTACGAACCCGACCCCGAGCAGCTGTTCCGACACGCCTACGAGGAGGCCCCGCCCCGGGTTCGCAACCAGCAGGCGTACCTCGCCGATCTGCGACGGCGCCACGGCGACGACGCGCTCCTGGACGAGGAGTGA
- a CDS encoding thiolase domain-containing protein: MRDAYVVGAGQSAYGSFPDESYRSLFRTAVENAEDSVDGGLELDDVEEAYVGTLGVGGRQLGLSAPAVTEHAGIHGVPVTRVENACAASGYAVRQAVMAVRSGMADLALAGGVEVMTDLSGDAVRYWLGVSGETEWERLSGTTFAGVYAQMASAHMREHGTTAEQLSHVAVKNHDNGARNPKAQLDFTCTLEDAVNAPTVADPLTLYHCCPTTDGAAAVLVASEDVVDEYADDPVRVAGVGAASDRVGLFQRDSYTSIPAARRAADAAYEQAGVGPDDLDFAEVHDCFSIAELLAYEDLRFCERGEAGPYVASGATRPDGELPVNTSGGLKSKGHPIGATGAGQFVEAFDQLTGRAGDRQLEAPAVGLTHNVGGSGGAAVVHVLEREDRREGSA; encoded by the coding sequence ATGCGCGACGCATACGTCGTCGGGGCGGGGCAGTCGGCGTACGGTTCCTTCCCCGACGAGAGCTACCGGTCGCTGTTCCGGACGGCCGTCGAGAACGCCGAAGACAGCGTCGACGGGGGACTGGAACTCGACGACGTCGAGGAGGCCTACGTCGGAACGCTCGGCGTCGGCGGTCGCCAGTTGGGACTCTCGGCCCCGGCCGTCACCGAACACGCCGGGATCCACGGCGTGCCCGTCACTCGCGTCGAGAACGCCTGTGCCGCTTCCGGCTACGCGGTCCGGCAGGCGGTGATGGCGGTCCGGTCGGGGATGGCCGACCTCGCCCTGGCGGGCGGCGTCGAGGTGATGACCGACCTCTCCGGCGACGCCGTCAGGTACTGGCTGGGCGTCTCCGGCGAGACCGAGTGGGAGCGGCTCTCCGGGACCACCTTCGCCGGCGTCTACGCACAGATGGCCTCGGCCCACATGCGCGAGCACGGCACGACGGCCGAACAGCTCTCCCACGTCGCGGTCAAGAACCACGACAACGGCGCGAGGAACCCGAAGGCGCAACTCGACTTTACCTGCACGCTTGAGGACGCGGTGAACGCGCCCACGGTCGCCGACCCGCTGACGCTGTATCACTGCTGTCCGACGACCGACGGCGCAGCCGCGGTGCTGGTCGCCAGCGAGGACGTCGTGGACGAGTACGCCGACGACCCGGTTCGGGTCGCGGGCGTCGGCGCCGCCTCCGACCGGGTGGGCCTGTTCCAGCGGGACAGTTACACCTCGATCCCGGCCGCCCGGCGGGCCGCCGACGCCGCCTACGAGCAGGCGGGCGTCGGCCCCGACGACCTCGATTTCGCCGAGGTGCACGACTGCTTTTCGATCGCCGAACTGCTCGCTTACGAGGACCTCCGCTTCTGCGAGCGCGGCGAGGCCGGCCCCTACGTCGCCTCGGGCGCGACGCGACCGGACGGCGAGTTGCCCGTCAACACATCCGGCGGCCTGAAGTCGAAGGGCCACCCCATCGGCGCGACCGGCGCCGGACAGTTCGTCGAGGCGTTCGACCAGCTGACCGGGCGGGCGGGCGACCGCCAGCTCGAGGCGCCCGCCGTCGGGCTGACCCACAACGTCGGCGGCTCCGGCGGCGCCGCCGTGGTCCACGTCCTCGAACGCGAGGACCGACGGGAGGGGTCGGCGTGA
- a CDS encoding ACP synthase, producing the protein MTRGILGAGAYTPANRIPASAFEDAWGSFDAPGVETKAVPDADEDALTMAVEAARRALSAAGADGGDLESLSLATTTPPLAEEDLTPRLGSYLDAPADADRRFYGGHTRAGVDALVDALGREGPALVVAADCPAGEPDDTREHAAGAGAAAFLVGADAPATVVDTATAAEVRPGTRFRRSGSEDVEGLDVGTYDRAAFTEPIAAAVEALDDDATGECDAVAVQAPNGKLPYRTDLDAEAIAAVETVSELGETAAASVPLGVARAFESGHERTLAVAWGSGAGATALRIEGTAPVEASLAGEQKLDYAAYLRRRGDVVGEKPDGGAAHVPVPTWRRSLPQRHRHEAGRCPECEAVAFPPEGACPDCRALVEFETVAPARVGVVEAATTIGRGGAPPEFAEQQARQGAFGVAIARFDAGDGAVSLPIQVVGEAEVGDRVRAVPRRIYVEEGVPRYGLKALPEGQSSAD; encoded by the coding sequence GTGACCCGCGGGATTCTCGGCGCCGGCGCGTACACTCCGGCGAACCGAATCCCCGCCTCGGCCTTCGAGGACGCCTGGGGGAGCTTCGACGCTCCGGGCGTCGAGACGAAGGCGGTGCCGGACGCCGACGAGGACGCCCTGACGATGGCGGTCGAGGCGGCCCGACGGGCGCTGTCGGCAGCCGGGGCCGACGGGGGCGACCTTGAATCGCTGTCGCTTGCGACGACGACGCCGCCGCTGGCCGAGGAGGACCTGACGCCGCGGCTCGGCTCGTACCTGGACGCGCCGGCCGACGCCGACCGGCGGTTCTACGGCGGGCACACGCGGGCTGGCGTCGACGCGCTGGTGGACGCCCTCGGCCGGGAGGGGCCGGCGCTGGTCGTCGCCGCCGACTGTCCGGCGGGCGAACCCGACGACACACGGGAGCACGCCGCCGGGGCGGGTGCGGCCGCCTTCCTCGTCGGCGCCGACGCCCCCGCGACCGTCGTCGACACCGCGACGGCGGCCGAAGTTCGGCCCGGGACTCGGTTCCGCCGGTCGGGCAGCGAGGACGTCGAGGGGCTCGATGTCGGCACCTACGACCGGGCGGCGTTCACCGAGCCGATAGCGGCTGCCGTCGAGGCGCTCGACGACGACGCGACCGGGGAGTGCGACGCCGTCGCGGTCCAGGCGCCGAACGGGAAACTGCCCTACCGGACGGACCTCGACGCCGAGGCCATCGCGGCCGTCGAGACGGTCTCCGAACTCGGCGAAACGGCCGCAGCCAGCGTCCCGCTGGGGGTCGCCCGGGCCTTCGAGTCCGGCCACGAGCGGACGCTCGCGGTCGCCTGGGGGTCGGGCGCGGGCGCGACGGCGCTCCGCATCGAGGGGACGGCGCCGGTCGAGGCGTCGCTGGCTGGCGAGCAAAAGCTGGACTACGCCGCCTACCTCCGTCGGCGTGGCGACGTGGTCGGCGAGAAACCCGACGGCGGCGCGGCGCACGTCCCGGTGCCGACCTGGCGTCGCAGCCTCCCCCAGCGACACCGCCACGAGGCCGGTCGATGCCCGGAGTGTGAGGCGGTCGCCTTCCCGCCGGAGGGCGCCTGCCCGGACTGCCGGGCGCTGGTCGAGTTCGAGACCGTAGCGCCCGCCCGCGTCGGCGTCGTCGAGGCCGCCACCACCATCGGCCGGGGCGGTGCGCCGCCGGAGTTCGCCGAACAGCAGGCCCGGCAGGGTGCCTTCGGCGTCGCCATCGCCAGGTTCGACGCCGGCGACGGCGCGGTCTCGCTGCCGATACAGGTCGTCGGCGAGGCCGAGGTGGGCGACCGCGTCCGGGCGGTCCCACGGCGGATCTACGTCGAGGAAGGTGTCCCGCGTTACGGCCTGAAGGCGCTGCCCGAGGGTCAGTCGTCGGCCGACTGA
- a CDS encoding GMC family oxidoreductase N-terminal domain-containing protein, translating to MTDDYDVVIVGAGGDGPVAAWRLGELGLDVLVLEAGPFYGNKQWEKPTEEPGGETSSSPEDLSGELLDEQFTTRELEMVQKLLFGPADHERGFWFRKFPGSGVTIQAAGVGGTTLIYTGNHPRAYPAAIDEQPHWPDAISYEDLLPYYRRMEELLDVQPAPVTAKEELFFRGAESAGYDLVTDRNVTEVGYRPQPNAIAGPDRKLRADSGYDGNFRHPSDPEAVEPVEGHTLAAHELLGNPAPRGAPYEEKAKKTSAIGIVPEALKTGNVTVRPNAFVTDVLVDRSLGGDPEATGVKFKDTWSNEVQTVSADAVVLAAGAVETPRLWLNSGLPPNEWVGKGMTIHFGDNVMGFFEEELVDEKLGRSTVDPHEGQTIAARFDYPGVGMLQTTGSSPGIASILGFGASASGFTFSNDLSEAPWDSQGRLAGTGLKRFLSRYRQALPLLVVTDDRPHKRNGVSVAPGVTDEHGPVPLVNYVPSEGDVRRRDRLAEIATEILREAGADHVHRSDSPPTAIHLHSTMAMGKVVDTACEAYDVDRLFVADHSALANGVGGPNPTNTGQALALRTAERIADRYF from the coding sequence GTGACCGACGACTACGACGTGGTCATCGTGGGCGCGGGCGGGGACGGACCGGTCGCGGCCTGGCGGCTGGGCGAACTCGGCCTGGACGTCCTCGTCCTGGAGGCCGGTCCATTCTACGGGAACAAGCAGTGGGAGAAGCCCACCGAGGAGCCCGGCGGCGAAACCTCCAGCAGCCCCGAGGACCTCTCGGGGGAGTTGCTCGACGAGCAGTTCACCACCCGCGAACTGGAGATGGTCCAGAAGCTGCTGTTCGGGCCGGCCGACCACGAGCGCGGGTTCTGGTTCCGCAAGTTCCCCGGATCCGGCGTGACGATCCAGGCGGCCGGCGTCGGCGGGACGACGCTCATCTACACGGGCAACCACCCGCGAGCCTACCCAGCCGCCATCGACGAACAGCCCCACTGGCCGGACGCGATCAGTTACGAGGACCTGCTGCCGTACTACCGGCGGATGGAGGAGCTACTGGACGTCCAGCCGGCGCCCGTCACCGCCAAGGAGGAACTGTTCTTCCGGGGCGCCGAGTCGGCCGGCTACGACCTCGTCACCGACAGGAACGTCACGGAGGTCGGCTACCGGCCACAGCCCAACGCCATCGCCGGGCCGGATCGGAAGCTACGGGCGGACAGCGGCTACGACGGGAACTTCCGGCACCCGTCCGACCCCGAGGCGGTCGAGCCCGTCGAGGGCCACACGCTGGCCGCCCACGAACTCCTCGGCAATCCCGCGCCCCGTGGCGCACCGTACGAGGAGAAGGCCAAGAAGACGTCGGCCATCGGAATCGTCCCCGAGGCGCTGAAGACGGGCAACGTCACCGTCCGGCCGAACGCCTTCGTGACGGACGTGCTGGTCGACCGCTCGCTGGGTGGCGACCCCGAGGCCACGGGCGTGAAATTCAAGGACACCTGGTCGAACGAGGTACAGACGGTGTCGGCCGACGCCGTGGTGCTGGCGGCCGGCGCCGTCGAGACGCCGCGGCTGTGGCTCAACTCCGGGCTCCCTCCAAACGAGTGGGTCGGCAAGGGCATGACCATCCACTTCGGCGACAACGTCATGGGCTTCTTCGAGGAGGAACTCGTCGACGAGAAGCTCGGACGGTCCACCGTCGATCCGCACGAGGGCCAGACCATCGCCGCCCGCTTCGACTACCCCGGCGTGGGGATGCTCCAGACGACGGGTTCCAGCCCCGGCATCGCGTCGATCCTCGGGTTCGGCGCCTCCGCGTCGGGCTTTACGTTCAGCAACGACCTCTCGGAAGCGCCCTGGGATTCGCAGGGCCGGCTGGCCGGGACCGGACTCAAACGGTTCCTCTCGCGGTACCGGCAGGCGCTGCCCCTCCTCGTGGTCACCGACGACCGGCCGCACAAGCGCAACGGCGTCAGCGTCGCGCCCGGCGTCACCGACGAACACGGTCCGGTCCCGCTGGTCAACTACGTCCCAAGCGAGGGCGACGTGCGCCGACGGGACCGGCTGGCCGAGATCGCCACGGAGATCCTCAGAGAAGCGGGCGCCGACCACGTCCACCGGTCGGACTCGCCGCCGACGGCGATCCACCTCCACTCGACGATGGCGATGGGCAAGGTCGTCGACACGGCGTGTGAGGCCTACGACGTCGACCGGCTGTTCGTCGCCGACCACTCGGCTTTGGCCAACGGCGTCGGCGGCCCCAACCCCACGAACACCGGTCAGGCGCTGGCGCTGCGGACCGCCGAGCGCATCGCGGATCGGTACTTCTGA
- a CDS encoding PadR family transcriptional regulator: MSMDSQDGVSAKQLYQELGSDDTATEAPEGESSSERIVAEVRAELPVDREFRFDEDLLKKSLDDLLLVLIALQDGGAHGKGLMGELASSFDVHLSPGTVYPRLHSLEEEGLLEVHELVQTKKYSIADEERVRRRVERTLQHHLAIGSVFHAALAEI, translated from the coding sequence ATGAGTATGGATAGTCAAGACGGCGTCTCGGCGAAGCAACTGTATCAGGAACTGGGATCGGACGACACCGCGACCGAGGCCCCGGAGGGGGAGAGTTCCTCGGAGCGAATCGTCGCGGAGGTCCGGGCGGAACTCCCGGTCGACCGGGAGTTCCGGTTCGACGAGGACCTCCTCAAGAAGTCGCTCGACGACCTTCTGTTGGTCCTGATCGCCCTCCAGGACGGCGGTGCCCACGGGAAGGGTCTGATGGGCGAACTCGCCAGCAGCTTCGACGTCCACCTGAGCCCCGGAACGGTCTATCCGAGACTGCACAGCCTCGAGGAGGAGGGGCTTCTCGAGGTGCACGAACTGGTCCAGACGAAGAAGTACTCCATCGCCGACGAGGAACGGGTCCGACGGCGTGTCGAACGGACGCTCCAGCACCACCTTGCTATCGGGAGCGTCTTCCACGCCGCCCTCGCGGAGATCTGA
- a CDS encoding RNA-guided endonuclease InsQ/TnpB family protein, whose translation MANRVVTRTYTASIRNQQQVSDDLDSLGFAASKLWNVGRWVCDRVWSEIGHIPGHNELTSYLKSHERYDDLHSQSSQRVLQELAEAFNGWYSKRRNGDTKANPPKYRKHGDEHARSTVTFKAAGFKLDTKYNRVRLSKGSNLKEYWSDFILCEYQTWPDVDLSTVENVQQVRAVWTGDEWELHFVCKVEIEVAESPGEKTVGVDLGINNFAALAYENGHSELYPLNCLKQDDYYFSKRIARCDDSDSEQATRLNQKKSGRRTHYFHTLSKHIVQRCVDEKVGTIVVGDLSGIREDEANGGSKNWGTHGNLDLHLWAFDRFTDLLDYKAEMEGITVEQVSERDTSKTCSCCGRKRDANRVERGLYVCDECDTVANADVNGAENIRQKVSPNPATDGGDRSNGWLAQPSTFLFDKETGAFAPQEQVTS comes from the coding sequence ATGGCGAATCGAGTCGTCACCCGCACCTACACTGCTTCCATACGGAACCAGCAACAGGTGTCCGACGACCTCGATTCGCTCGGGTTTGCCGCTTCAAAACTCTGGAACGTCGGACGGTGGGTCTGTGACCGCGTGTGGTCAGAGATAGGCCACATCCCCGGTCACAACGAACTCACCTCGTACCTCAAGTCGCACGAACGCTATGATGACCTGCACTCGCAGTCAAGTCAGCGAGTCCTTCAAGAACTCGCTGAGGCGTTCAACGGCTGGTACAGCAAACGACGCAACGGAGACACGAAAGCAAACCCGCCGAAGTACCGAAAACACGGCGACGAACACGCGCGTTCAACTGTCACGTTCAAAGCCGCTGGCTTCAAACTCGACACCAAGTATAACCGCGTCCGACTCTCGAAAGGCTCCAACCTCAAGGAGTATTGGTCGGACTTCATCCTCTGCGAGTACCAGACCTGGCCCGACGTAGACCTCTCCACCGTTGAGAACGTCCAACAGGTCAGAGCCGTCTGGACGGGTGACGAGTGGGAACTACACTTCGTGTGCAAAGTCGAAATCGAGGTTGCGGAATCACCCGGTGAGAAGACCGTGGGAGTTGACCTCGGTATCAACAACTTCGCCGCGCTCGCCTACGAAAACGGCCACAGCGAACTGTACCCACTCAACTGTCTGAAGCAGGACGACTACTACTTCAGCAAGCGCATCGCTCGCTGTGACGACTCCGACTCCGAGCAAGCCACGCGGCTGAACCAGAAGAAATCCGGTCGCCGCACCCACTACTTCCACACCCTCTCCAAGCACATCGTTCAACGGTGTGTTGACGAAAAAGTAGGAACGATTGTGGTTGGCGACCTCTCTGGCATCCGTGAGGACGAGGCGAACGGCGGGTCGAAGAACTGGGGCACGCACGGGAACTTGGACTTGCACTTGTGGGCGTTCGACCGGTTCACCGACCTGCTCGACTACAAAGCCGAGATGGAGGGCATCACGGTGGAACAGGTGTCCGAGCGTGACACCTCGAAAACGTGTTCGTGTTGTGGTCGCAAACGTGACGCGAACCGTGTTGAACGCGGGTTGTACGTGTGTGATGAGTGTGATACGGTGGCCAACGCGGATGTGAACGGTGCTGAAAACATTCGGCAGAAAGTATCTCCGAATCCCGCTACGGATGGCGGTGATAGGAGTAACGGCTGGTTGGCACAGCCATCGACGTTCTTGTTTGACAAGGAAACTGGTGCGTTCGCACCTCAAGAACAGGTCACGTCGTAA
- a CDS encoding stage II sporulation protein M, with protein sequence MEFVDALQSILDGYRSRPAELLSVYFLSPAVTQVTRVVTYAGLAVAYAYLAVTGRLSRFRSELRTAGPDPPGPNADFETIQRWFEAVGPAFERLVPPEVLGILAVTVVLTVALFAVLYAVSTAAQLSCCRAILHDERGTVAAIAGARRHWTTLLGLLVTEVVVVLLVTAVAVAPVVALAASPAAALLVGLLVGLVWLLAVVALRVFFAFAAVAVVVDGVGVRGGLGGSRRFVRSNPLWVLGYVFAVVGVLALVGSAAATGGTNSGAVSALLGFVVVSPLLDLLKTALYGDHAGGIAPPETPEASVFDQLRGGVRRGVDAMTSFVRSRPGLHAVAALLLVGGGLGGWALAGPYEGLVNASIEARLENYSPATATVAFAANNTAVAVSSAMSGLALGVPSAVALLFNGAVIGGLARLEVAPLALLAFVVPHGVVEIPALVVAGALGLSLGGTGWRALGGRTTRERLAERLEEAFWILVGVAVLLAVAGIIEGVFSPYYFRPFVG encoded by the coding sequence ATGGAGTTCGTCGATGCCCTCCAGTCCATCCTCGACGGCTACCGGTCCCGGCCCGCCGAGTTGCTCTCCGTGTACTTCCTGTCGCCGGCAGTCACGCAGGTCACCCGAGTCGTGACGTACGCCGGCCTCGCGGTCGCGTACGCCTATCTCGCGGTGACCGGTCGGCTGTCCCGGTTCCGGTCGGAGTTGCGGACCGCGGGACCCGACCCGCCGGGCCCGAACGCGGACTTCGAGACGATCCAGCGGTGGTTCGAGGCAGTCGGGCCCGCCTTCGAGCGGCTAGTGCCGCCCGAGGTGCTCGGCATCCTCGCGGTGACGGTGGTGCTGACGGTGGCCCTCTTCGCCGTCCTGTACGCCGTCTCGACGGCCGCACAGCTGTCCTGTTGCCGGGCGATCCTCCACGACGAGCGGGGGACGGTGGCCGCGATAGCCGGCGCGAGGCGTCACTGGACGACCCTCCTGGGGCTGTTGGTCACCGAAGTCGTCGTGGTCCTGCTCGTGACGGCCGTCGCGGTGGCGCCTGTCGTCGCCCTCGCCGCGTCGCCGGCCGCCGCACTGCTGGTCGGCCTGCTCGTCGGCCTGGTGTGGCTCCTGGCAGTCGTCGCACTCAGGGTCTTCTTCGCGTTCGCCGCCGTCGCCGTCGTCGTCGACGGGGTCGGCGTCCGCGGCGGGCTCGGGGGGAGCCGCCGGTTCGTCCGGTCGAACCCCCTGTGGGTGCTCGGCTACGTCTTCGCCGTGGTCGGGGTACTGGCGCTCGTCGGATCGGCGGCCGCCACCGGCGGCACGAACAGCGGCGCCGTCAGCGCGCTGCTCGGCTTCGTCGTCGTCTCGCCGCTGCTGGACCTCCTGAAGACCGCACTGTACGGCGACCACGCCGGTGGTATCGCGCCGCCCGAGACCCCCGAAGCCTCGGTGTTCGACCAGCTCCGGGGCGGCGTTCGACGGGGCGTCGACGCGATGACGTCGTTCGTCCGGTCCCGACCAGGGCTGCACGCCGTCGCCGCGCTTCTCCTCGTCGGCGGGGGCCTGGGCGGCTGGGCGCTGGCCGGCCCCTACGAGGGGTTGGTGAACGCCTCCATCGAGGCCCGTCTCGAGAACTACTCCCCGGCGACCGCCACGGTGGCATTTGCGGCGAACAACACGGCCGTCGCCGTCAGCAGTGCGATGTCGGGGCTGGCCCTCGGGGTGCCCTCGGCGGTCGCGCTGCTCTTCAACGGCGCGGTGATCGGCGGGCTGGCCCGACTGGAGGTCGCGCCGCTCGCCTTGCTCGCCTTCGTCGTCCCGCACGGCGTCGTCGAGATTCCGGCACTCGTCGTCGCCGGCGCCCTCGGACTCTCGCTCGGCGGCACCGGCTGGCGTGCGCTCGGCGGACGCACGACCCGCGAACGCCTCGCCGAACGGCTCGAAGAGGCCTTCTGGATACTGGTCGGTGTCGCCGTCCTGCTGGCGGTCGCCGGGATCATCGAGGGCGTGTTCAGTCCCTACTACTTCCGGCCGTTCGTCGGGTAG
- a CDS encoding IS6 family transposase, which produces MAEFDRLNGCIEWIDLSFVERRRTPEWAIQVGIRCHLAGMSTGDASQFLDKLGVNRSHVAIHNWVHKADLQPMSTVSADQLAVDEKVIRINGDDYWLYGAVDPQTNEILQFRLFPATTKQTTRWFLAELHRQYRLDGVEFLVDDADYLVNVLDEDGYRFQMMSHGNRNAIERVFWEIERRTSSFANSFTHVEPSTAESWLQALAVRHNSRQS; this is translated from the coding sequence ATGGCAGAATTCGACCGCCTCAACGGATGTATCGAGTGGATTGACTTGTCGTTTGTGGAGCGGCGGCGGACTCCCGAGTGGGCGATTCAAGTGGGCATCCGGTGTCATCTCGCCGGTATGTCAACGGGAGATGCCAGTCAATTTCTCGATAAATTGGGAGTCAATCGTAGTCACGTCGCGATTCACAACTGGGTGCACAAGGCCGATCTACAGCCGATGTCAACGGTGAGTGCGGATCAACTTGCGGTTGACGAGAAAGTGATCCGCATCAATGGCGACGACTACTGGCTGTACGGGGCCGTCGATCCCCAAACGAACGAAATCTTGCAGTTTAGGCTGTTTCCAGCTACTACGAAACAGACGACGCGGTGGTTTCTGGCCGAGCTGCATCGGCAATATCGGTTAGATGGCGTCGAATTTCTTGTCGATGACGCCGATTATCTAGTGAACGTCCTCGACGAAGACGGGTACCGATTCCAGATGATGTCACACGGGAATCGGAATGCCATCGAACGTGTCTTTTGGGAAATAGAACGACGAACATCTTCGTTTGCAAATAGTTTCACCCATGTCGAGCCGTCGACAGCAGAATCATGGCTCCAAGCCCTCGCCGTCCGGCACAACTCACGCCAAAGTTAA
- a CDS encoding PGF-CTERM sorting domain-containing protein yields MRKALVVVLIFALFGGSLVAAQGGYSVSIGGSTTDVPSTTVSFGGGSHSISEVAVRDPGGDVSIDAEGPADATYDVNLYNSDGDVVQSSRKGGGSTTTDFDLDCCSPGTYGVAIYDSEVKDVAAVVVAGYDVSLELPDSAEQNSTVTVTVDLDEAGGGAIEDVKVVLSGNGEDLRTTAQSQGDSTYEATVSLDDLPTGGYDVYGVVRSPSEFENDQNEIIGLSSEQSLTVTEESDDPGEPTPTPTDTPTPTDPGEPTPTGTDDGTTTPTDDTDDGTSGDDGDGSDGNGDGDENGDGTTDTDDEPSDGDGDGEDGDENGDGEDGDENGDGDSSDENGDTPGDDTSDGETAGTDTGGADEVDDTETASDGAGFGVAVAVLALLATLVVARRR; encoded by the coding sequence ATGAGAAAAGCGCTCGTAGTCGTCCTGATTTTCGCCCTGTTCGGCGGCAGTCTGGTCGCCGCCCAGGGTGGATATTCGGTCTCGATAGGCGGCAGCACGACAGACGTTCCGTCGACGACGGTGTCGTTCGGCGGCGGAAGCCACTCGATCAGCGAGGTCGCGGTCCGCGACCCCGGCGGCGACGTCAGCATCGATGCAGAGGGGCCGGCCGACGCGACCTACGACGTGAACCTGTACAATTCCGACGGCGACGTCGTACAGTCCTCCAGGAAGGGCGGCGGCAGTACGACGACCGACTTCGATCTCGACTGCTGTTCGCCGGGCACCTACGGGGTCGCCATCTACGACAGCGAGGTCAAGGACGTCGCAGCCGTCGTGGTCGCGGGCTACGACGTTAGCCTGGAGCTTCCCGACAGCGCCGAGCAGAACTCGACGGTCACCGTAACCGTCGACCTCGACGAGGCGGGCGGCGGTGCCATCGAGGACGTCAAAGTCGTCCTGAGCGGGAACGGCGAGGACCTCCGGACGACCGCCCAGAGTCAGGGCGACTCCACCTACGAGGCGACCGTCTCGCTCGACGACCTCCCGACCGGAGGCTACGACGTCTACGGCGTCGTCCGCAGCCCCAGCGAGTTCGAGAACGACCAAAACGAGATCATCGGGCTCAGCTCGGAGCAGTCCCTCACCGTTACCGAGGAGTCCGACGACCCCGGCGAGCCGACCCCGACACCGACCGACACGCCGACGCCGACCGACCCCGGCGAGCCGACCCCCACCGGTACCGACGACGGGACGACGACCCCGACGGACGATACTGACGACGGAACGTCCGGTGATGACGGGGACGGATCGGACGGTAACGGCGACGGCGACGAGAACGGCGACGGGACGACCGACACCGACGATGAGCCGTCCGACGGTGATGGTGACGGCGAAGATGGCGACGAGAACGGCGACGGCGAAGATGGCGACGAGAACGGCGACGGCGATTCGTCCGACGAGAACGGTGACACGCCGGGCGACGATACGTCGGACGGCGAGACGGCCGGCACCGACACCGGTGGGGCCGACGAGGTCGACGACACGGAGACGGCCTCCGACGGTGCCGGGTTCGGCGTCGCGGTCGCCGTCCTGGCTCTGCTGGCGACGCTCGTCGTGGCTCGCCGGCGGTAG